TGCTGTCCACTAATCCAGCTTCCACTCACTTTATATGGTGGTGAAACAGGTATCAGTCAGTTGTCACAAGTTCTTACCGGTTGCCAATTACTTAcggtcattcattcaacatatactgagcacttattatgtaccaagggctttccagatggctcagcggtaagaatccatctgcaaatgcaggagatgccggagacccgggtttgatccctgggttgggaagatcctttggagtaggaaatgtcaacctgctccagtattcttgcctgaaaaattccaaggacagaaaaaTCCTGGGGTCATGATGAGTCAGAtgctactgagcgactgagcatgcacacactatgTACCAGGCGTTCTGCTTGGTCTCAGGATACAGCAATGAAAAAGGAGGTCAAGCCAATGGAAAAGATGGATTGGCCTGTCATAAAATTACCATGAGGTGTGGTAAATGTTTGGCGTTACTAAAGGAAAATATTCATTTCATCATTCATGCGATCATTCACTGATTCCCTCTATGACTGTTATTTACTGAGTCCCTGGGCTGTGCCACATAACAGGCCCCCTCTACCATGTGTGAGTCAGGGCACTGGCAGAGGCTACCAGCCTGAATCTGCCTatcctcctcccccatcccatcccagagTCCCTCTTGCACTGCATGTTTGGACACCCTAGCCTACctctggggcttcctaggtggtgctagtggtaaagaaccccgctggtcaatgcaggagacctaagagatgtgggttcgatccctgggtcgggaagatctcctggaggaggacatggcaacccactccagtatacttgccccGGAAATgtaatgaacagaggagccgggtgggtcacagtccatggggtcacaaagagtcggacacaactgaagcaacatagcacagCCTGCCTTCACAAGAAGCTTTTGTGAACCCTAGGAGCCAGCTTGGGTCTGTTTGAGTAGGGAGTGCTTAAGGCCCAGTGGGTGGTACAGGCTTTGGATGGGCCTGCTTTGTTGGCTTCACTCATTCATCCCCCTGCGGGTGGGGGCAAGGGCAGAGGAGGCCAAGAGCATGCAGGGGTTCGTCCTCAGACAGCAGCCtcggcatcacctgggagcttggtGGAAAGGCAGAGTCTCAAGCCCCTTCTCGGACCCTGGGAATCAAAATCTGCATCTTAGCACTCCAGGTGATGCGCATGCATGTTAcggtttgagaaacactgctctgAGAGCCGTGATGTCTAATCCCCTCTTTACAAACGATGAGTCTGAGGTCAAAGAACATGCAAGGGGAGGCACACAGCTTGGGGCTGGGCTGCTGGCGGTGTCTGAAAGTACACTTCTGGGAGCCTCATGTTCGCTAGTGGTGAATATGTGCCAAAGCAAATTTGAGAAAAATGTACCTTTTCAGTATCTCAGATTGACAGGGTTCTGGATTAAGAGATTTATAGTAAGTAATctaaggaagagaattccaagtCCCAGGCAAAGTAATGAAAGGAAGGGTAGAGATAATACATCATTCAGGAAAAAACTTGAGGGAGGGTTGAAAACCTTTTTGTTTCCTATTTCATGTCTGGATTCAATGCCCATGAGCTGGAGGGGATTTCCATAGCCAAAGctaattgtcttttaaaaattctttattttttttcacttctgcaTTCCTTTggtcttttctccctctttccttaGGATATTTTAGTTCCCAATCCTTTCTGATGCATTCATTTTGCCCTGTTTTTCTATACTTCTCTGTATTGCTTTTCTTAAATCTTTCACTCTGCTTCAAAGAACATAAaacaaagagaagtgaaagggacAACGGTGAAAAATATGGTCTGGTGCCAACTTCATGCTGCTATCGATTCCAagctattaaatttaaaaatatatatatataatttttgttcaTACATAAAAGTAGAATTGCATTTAAATTTTGCAAGTATCCTTCACCCAGTTACAATTATCAACACATTGGCTATTGTGTTTCAGCTGCTTTACTCTGTCTTCACATTGCCATTTCTCCCCTAActttaatttcccctttcttcctccctcttctctttctctctccttccctctgttttttctctcttttcttctccatctccttctcctccctgcttctttctctctcccctgctctcccccttcccactctctctttctctggcgTTTATTAAAGCAAATCCCAGACATCATATCATTTAACTCATTTCCTATACCATTTCCCGGAGGCAGGGAGGGCCACAAGAGAATATAAGCTGAGGAAATGATCTCTTATGATTATTTTCTTCACCAAAATGTGGAATTTGTGTTACTGCGATAAGGGAAAATATAGAATTTCCCCAAACCTCTACATGATACCCCAGATGGTGCAGATTTGATTTTCCATCTCTAGGTCCTCTGCCTTGAGTCTTTGAGGGGGGTCTATGAGAACTTTTTAATCTTCCTTTACTATTCAAGTAGTAACAAAATAACAGCAATCTTGGATGCTTATAAACCCCAAAGGGAATGCATGTTATCTTCTTGTTTCAAAGAGCATTCTGAGAGCATCGCTTTTGCAGTAGAAATTTGTAAGTGTGCAATTTGAAGAGAGTTCCTATGACAGGAACCAACACATTTTTTCCCCAGTGCAAACCCCCTGAGCTGATAGTTATGATGGTTTAAAGGTACTTTGGATCAAGACATAGACAAGAAAGCGTGGTGTACAGTTGCTTTCATGCCACACACATCAGATCTAAGGAGTATCAAGTAATTTGGAGGTGTGGTTATTTTCTATGAGTAAATGTCCAACTAAATTTGAGTAAAATGCTTTCTAAATAAGTCAAATAGGCAGGAGCTTTGAAAGAGGGAATTAATTATATATAGCCGGTGTCCTAAGGAAAATAATCCCAATGTGGCACAGAGAATGTAATTATTAGGAGGTACGTGCCAACAAATCATTCCCTAAAATATTAATGCTATCAAAGAACAGCTGGATAATGAGAGAAACTTGACCCTTGGGGGACTAGCAGAGGTTGCTTTGGAACTGTGTGTAGTTGTGATGTCATGGAATTCCTctaaatttaacaaaaatattattAAGAGGTGTGGTTCTGGGAAAGTTATTAGCAGTAAACATGTCTTTGTAGTTTTATCATCTTATCACGATCATAATATCTCACTGGTGCTGTGTGGTTCCACACAACTTTCTTCCTTAATTGCTCAGGATTTACACAATCCAAACAAcactccttaaaaaaacaaaacaaaaaaacctctttaAGTCTGgcaaagacttttcttttttgtaagtaAAAACACAGTACCTAAGAAATTTCTGCAAAAACAATTTCCCATatgcttatttaagttctttaGGTCAAGAAATACTGTCTCATTGTTTGTTTGTAGATAAAAGCCGGAACTTAATTGGGTTTTACTAAATAGCATATTATTGTCCCACGTAATATCTAACAGAGcaataaagttaaatatttacACAGTCCTACCTAACATCTGAAATGTTGGgtattatttttacattcttaTAACTAAATGCTAATCCCTGTATTTAAAGTCAGAAATCAGAAGTAACTCTTTCCTTGTAATATACttgaacttatattttaaaacagaaaccgTTTTATtgagttaccaaaaaaaaaaaaaaaaaaaagcttctatgAACCGACTTGGACCCTCGCGAAGCTGCGAGCGTGGTGAATGCTTTTGACCGCACACTTTCATGGCTGGTGAGCAGCaaactttgtctttttgtttcactcaacttgccaacatctaaATCAGTGACAAGGGCATTCAGCGTTTCCTTGGACAAATAGGTCGAGATACGCGGAACATACTCACGCGAACCAATAAATGATGAGAGGAAGTTCAAGATGCCGTAAAAATAAATTCTTGAGTTGAGCCCAGGTTTCACATAACGCCAGTTTCATAGGGCACTTACCCGGCTAAAGGCGCAGTGCCCCTGAAAATAGCACACGGGGGACACATcatttaaataaatgtgtttcttTGCCCGAACAGAAGTTCAGATCTGCTCAGTTATCattaattttgcctttttatatccTTTGCGGGCGCGAATGGAGAAGTTGTGCTCTTTGAGGTTTTGTGAGTTGCCCCGGGCAGGCGGAGGTGACCCTCGATTTTTCACCCGGCGGCGAGCAGGTTGTGGGGACCGCGGAGAGTGCGAGTGTGCGCGCATTTGTCAAACGTGCCGTCCCTTCTGGAGAAAGTGGAAACCCAGGGGGAAAACGCAGCGCAAATGTGGCGGGCCCCAAAAGTCACGCCATCCGCCCGGAACCCTTAGAACAGGCGTCCCAGGAACGAGGCCGGATCAGATGATTCGACAACCTCAGCCGCCCAATTCATGTTTGATAAAATGAATCAAAAAGCAAACCTCAGGTTCCCACTCGCGCGCCAACTCGCGTGGGTAGACGGAGACCCGGAGGTCTTGGCCCTCTGTAGAGTCTGCAGGACTAtgcggggtgtgtgtgcgtgtgtgcgtggaGAGGGCCTGATCCCCCAAGTTTAGGGTCGAGTCGAGTCCCGGGGGAGTGCCAGGGGAGGAGGTGGCCCGGGAAAGGCGGAGGAGGGCGCACGAACCAGAGGGCGCGCAGGACACGCAGCAGCGCCGCGCGCGCTCGGGCGGCGCGACCCGGGAGGCGGACTCTCTCTTAACCCTCgctgtctccccctccctcttcctttttaaaggACGTCGTGGAGGCAGAGCTGTCAGCAACCGCGAGGCCGTTTGTACTTGGCCCGGCCAGGCTGACTCCCGTGACAGACAGGGGCGGGGGCTGAGGGGCCGCCTGTCCCGAAGCCCCTTACGTGGGCATCTCGCATTCTCCTGCTTTGGGCTCCGCTCTGGACCCAGCGACGGCGGCGAGTCCAGGTGCTGCGCGGCCCGGGAGTTGCCAGCCCCGGACGCGATGGCTCCCGtgaggagtggggtgggaggtggccgAGGGCTAGGCGAGCCCCTCGCGCCCGGAGAGTTATGAGCGGGGCAAAGGACCGCAGCATCAGCCCGAGCCGCAGCCTCGGCCGGCGCCTCCCGCGGGCCCTCGCCCACTCGCCCCCGCGCACCATGCCGACCCCCGGCCGGCTGAGCCCGCCGCGCAGCCCCTGCTTCCTCCCTGACCCCCGCTAACCCCCAGGGGACTCGTTTTGGCCGCCAGGGTAGCTCCCCAGGCCGCTCCCCCGGAGAGGCGGAACCGCGGGGCGAGCGGAGCCCCGGCTCAGCCCTTCGCTCTCCAGCCGCGTCCCCCTCCCGGCCGCCCGGCGCGCCCGCGGCGATGGGGGCGCTGCTGGCGCTCTGCCTCCTCTTGGGCTGGCTGCGCGGGGGCCCGGCGGGCGCCCAGCAGCCCGGAGAGTACTGCCACGGCTGGGTGGACGTGCAGGGCAACTACCACGAGGGTTTCCAGTGCCCGGAGGACTTCGACACGCTGGACGCCACCATCTGCTGCGGCTCCTGCGCGCTGCGCTACTGCTGCGCGGCGGCCGACGCCAGGCTGGAGCAGGGCGGCTGCACCAACGACCGCGGCGAGCTGGAGCACCCGGGCATCACGGCGCGTGAGTACGGGCCCAAGGTGGGGCAGACCCTGCCCGGCCGCGCGGCCGGGCTGCCGTGTGTGCCGACCCGTGTGCGCGCAAAGAGGCGTGCCAGGCCTTCCCGGGTCTGCGCAAAGGGGACGCCAGAAAGTGGGGGGATCAAGGGAGAAGTGGGTGGTCGCGTTTCAGGTCAGGGGCGCTGTTCCTTTGCAGTCCCGAATCCCGCCACACGCGGTCTCCGCCGGTCTGCCCAGGAGCTAGTTCGCAATGGACCGCGAGGACCGCGGGGCTTGCACCCAGTGACTcagggggagaaagagagagcccTGGGCGCTCACGACATTTCAAAGAAGGGCTGTGGGGTCCGCGCCAGGCTGGACTTGAGTTTTCAGAGTTGGTAAGGGTGCCCTACTCTGCTCCCTGGGAGCTCCGGGAGCTTTGAGGAGCGCTGATGGCGCAGGGAACACAGCTCTTGGGGTGCGTTTATCTGTAGCCCCAAGGCGGTAAGGAACTTAAgccatatttgtgtgtgtgtgtgtgtgtgtgtgtgtgtgtgtggccgtTTGGTAGTGTTTCTAAGCCCCATTCTCACGACTTCCTTTCATTTCTCTGCATCGAATTACCCACTCCGGCCCACCCCCTATTGTCACGCTTTTCAGAGATGCCCAGGTCCTCCGTTGGATATTTAGAAACCAGGGTCGCAGGGGCTTCCCCGCCCCCTATTCTCACGTCGGAAAACACGGGTCAAGTTTCCGCTTACTTCAGAGCAGAATAAATCACAACCCCAGCAGAGGAACTTTACAccttacaaaacaaaaaactttccaCCTGAATCGGAACTTCAGGGAGACCATTTAGAGCTCCAGGCGATGGTTTTATGGCCGAGAAACCGGAGGAGCGGGGGCAGGGGACCGGGGGAGCCGAGAGAGAGCCTTGACACCCCAGAACTCCAGAGCGGGGGTCTGAAGCGGGCCAAAGACAGTCCCCAGGCAAGGTGGGAGAGGCTGGAGAGATGATTGATGGCGCTGGAGCTCCAGTCCCCTGAGACTGACAATCCAGAGGAAAGGGGGTCCCACCTTAGAACTCCATTAGACCTTcaaggaatttgactttggagggcAAAATACCAGTGTAGAGGACTGAGGAAGTGGCTTCTGGGGGAAAGATGTTCAGTGGAAAGTAGGGAACTCGAAGGCGGCCTGGCCTGTTCTGAAAGTACAAACTGGCTTTACAGTCACTCGCCCTCTGCAAAGCAAGTGCCAAGTGCCGGCTCTACCTCGGGGACCCCATCCTGGCCTTCCACAGTGCTCTGTGGCAGGAGAGGGGCCAATCTCTGCACCCACCCAGCCTGGGGTTTTACAAAGCCTCAGGACCTTCCCTTACCAGCTTGTcattttgggcaagttacttaactgctCTGGGCCACTTCTCAACTCTAAAATGGGCATGTTGGTCTCAGAGGAGTTAGGCTGTGAAATAAATGAGTGTATGGATGCTCAGCAAGGTGCTGAGTGAGTAGTCACTTTAGACTTGCCTTCTGCAGGGCAAGAAGTAGTAAGAAGTGCTGGTAACCTTCTACTACTTCTAGTAGTAGAAGTAGTAGTAACCTTCTTCTAGTAAGACAGGGCAGAGTGGGTGGCACCTGGAAGAGCTTACTCCCAGGAGCCCACAGATCTTAGGGTGGATAATTCCCTGTCACTCTTTGCCTGTGTGtctttgggaaactcagcaattCTCCAATATGTTTCCACATCTGGAAACTAGACCATATCATTCCTTCCTCAAAGGGTTACATGAATTtgataataaatacaaaataggCACACAGTAGGGTCttggtcggatatgactgagcatcttcactttcgtTTTTCACtcgcatgcattggagaaggaaatggcaacccactccagtgttcttgcctggagattcccaggacgggggagcctggtgggctgccgtctatggggtcgcagagagtcagacacgactcaagcgacttagcagcagcagcagcagcagcagggtcttagTCAATGCAGATTTGCTTTCTTCTACCTCTAAGCCAGAGGTTTGCATCCCAAGGCAGCTCTATCAGGCAGGGGCCACACCTGGAGGACTGCTTGGGAGGTGCCTCTGGGTGGGAAACATTATGTCTGCCTTAGAGAGAGAAGGGAACTGGGGTTAACTCTGTCAAAAAGGTGCACTCCCAGAAAGTGTGGGTCACCAACACCAAGGACCACACCTCAGTCTAGTCAAAGTTCAGTCTGACCTTCCCAGAATTTGAGTGGGGATCGAGAGGCAGGAGCATGATGGCTGGCGGAGGCATCCCAAATTGTTTCTGGAAAGAAGTATCCAGACAGGACAGTCTGTCATGTGGTAGGAGACACAGTTAATGCGGGCCTGCTATGGATTTCTTTATACTGTTCTTTCTGTAGTCTTATAAAATCCTGGGGGTTTCACTTAACAGGTCCGGCTGTCTTTGCTCAGATCAGAGATTCTTGGATAGGAGATGGATTTTCACCCTTAGCATCCTTAAGCACCCTACTGTGATAAAACTCCTAAACCCTGGATTGAAAGCCAGTGTTATGGTAACCCCCCAAACTCATCTTTTCCCTCCCTCCAGTGCGTGGACAGGCGGATAGAGTCTGTTCCTTCTGATTTCCAGATGTGCAATATGATGGCTAATTGCTAACAGAGTCTACAGTATCAGTCTGCTTCCTCCCTGCTAGGAGCAAGAATATTCTGTTATCACAGTTTGCAATTCAGAGGTTACCAGTAACAAGCTCTGAGAAGCCGGGCTGACAAGGTGGTTGAATAGACCTTCCACCTCCTACCCGTGAGCAGCCCAGAGTTTGGGAATCTCTCGTCCGAGTACCTGTGCCTGTTTTTGCCTTCTAGAGCCTGTCTACGTTCCCTTCCTGATTGTTGGCTCCATCTTCATTGCCTTCATCATCCTAGGCTCTTTAGTGGCTATTTATTGCTGCACCTGCTTGAGACCTAAGGAACCCTCGCAGCAGCCAATCCGCTTCTCACTCCGCAGCTATCAGACAGAGACTCTCCCCATGATCTTGACTTCTACGAACCTCAGGGCACCTTCCAGGCAGTCCAGCACGGCCACCAGCTCCAGCTCCACTGGGGGCTCCATCCGAAGGTTCTCCTTTGCCCGGGCAGAACCAGGCTGCCTGGTGCCCTCACCACCCCCACCTTACACCACAGGCCACCCAATCCACTTGACCCAGCCGTCCGGATTCCTGGTGTCACCCCAGTACTTCGCTTACCCGCTCCAGCAGGAGCCCCCGCTGCCCGGGAAGAGCTGTCCAGACTTCAGTTCCAGTTGACAGGCCATGGCTACAGATCCATTATCTAGTGCAATGGCACACCTGGGGATGCTGCTGCCATGGCCACCAGGAGCCCCAACAGAATTCCACCTGGACCAGCAACGTCATGGAGGAAAGCAAAAGGATGATACAGCGCCTCTTAGTCTTGAggttcctggctgcagtcacagaACGGCTGTATGAAGAAAATTGCTTTCTGGCTTTGAAAGCATGGTGACTGTTACATTTCAACTTATGCTACTTTTATTCAAAATATGCAGTAGTCCGACTTGAAGGTTACAAATCGGCTAAAGCTGTTTTATTGGACAACTCAGCTATCCTACATAGGCCTATGTGTTCTTTTTTCATTATAAGTTCTTTAGTGAGTcataatacaaatatatacataaataagcaGAGAAATTGTACCTGATTGTAATTATCGaaggttcatttaaaaaattaaactgctAAGTAAACTGAAGAGACAGTGAACAGCCTGTTTATAATTTGGGGAGCAACTTAACTGGGATTAACATTAGCATCATGAgaacagttattttttaaatcaatagcTAAATTTCGTTGGAAATATGAGTGTCTTCAGAAGATTTCAATAACTGCATgagaaatttaacattttaaatatttacttagatATTCATTGTAACAGAGATCTTATGTAAAAGCATTTCCCCCACCTGCCCAAGGGAATATTTATTGCAGACGTTTTGTTCAGCAACATTTAGTGTTTAAATGAAAGTTGAACAGTTGGGtcataaaacatttatttgtaaaatgagttaTGTACAAATGTAAAGATTTGTAATTTAATGTATTTACTACACTGATGGTACTAATTATTTAGTAGTCACACTGTAATTTTTTATGTTAATAATCAGCGTGGAGTTCAAAGTCCAGCTTTGGCTCTAATCATCTGATATTATGTATCTTAAGTGCCACTGAATTCCATGTCTGATGACTAAATATTTGGGCATATATCCTGCTggattagaataaataaaatgctttatgtTTTCATGAAACCTCTTTGAAAGTTTAGATCAAAGTGCTTCATTCTGTCTCCTTAATGATATTCTCTGCTATTCAATAAAAGGAAATGTCTTTACCTAACACTTCAtaatctgaaatgaaaaaaatctatattaattttgtattatgtTCTAAAGCTGTTTTCTACACTGGGGTGCTTGAAAGCAGCCCAGGAAGTGAGCGTTTATAGAGACATCAGCCTGTGGGCTGCAATCCTGAGCTGTGTCATTTGCATAGATTTAAAACTTGGGGCATTTCTCATAAGAATCTGAATTTTGGCTTCTCGTGGCATGAAGAGGATGTGCCACCAAGGGTGCTGTTTTGCCGGGGGTAGGAGGTCCTTTTCAGAGAGGGTCCTTGCCTTCCACCAGCCTTCTGCCTGGTCTCCCTGGCCTGGCCCATCTCCCTCAGTTTTGTTGCCTCTTGGCCCCTTGGGTGTCCTTTGGAAACCCAGGTTTATATGGGTTCATACTATTGTGTGT
This window of the Capra hircus breed San Clemente chromosome 6, ASM170441v1, whole genome shotgun sequence genome carries:
- the SHISA3 gene encoding protein shisa-3 homolog, with the translated sequence MGALLALCLLLGWLRGGPAGAQQPGEYCHGWVDVQGNYHEGFQCPEDFDTLDATICCGSCALRYCCAAADARLEQGGCTNDRGELEHPGITAQPVYVPFLIVGSIFIAFIILGSLVAIYCCTCLRPKEPSQQPIRFSLRSYQTETLPMILTSTNLRAPSRQSSTATSSSSTGGSIRRFSFARAEPGCLVPSPPPPYTTGHPIHLTQPSGFLVSPQYFAYPLQQEPPLPGKSCPDFSSS